TTCCACGGCGACCCGGCCGGCCTTGATGTCTTCGGCGAGGAAACCCGCCAGGCGCGGGCGCTCGACGGGCTTGGGCTGCACCACCGGGCGGTCCATGGCCTGCACCGGGATTTCGCCCAGGGCATGGATGCCGCGGAACACCGGCTCGGCATCGGCGGCCAGCTTCAGGCGCAGGCCGAACAGCACCAGCAACAGCAGCGCCAGGGCCACCGCCAGGCCAACCCAGGGCGGCACGAACTGCGCCAGGCGGTCGCGCGCCACGCTGACACCGCGCCAGTGCGGCGACAGCTCGCGCTCGATCTCGCCACGGGCGCTGCGGATGGTCGCGGCAGTGCGCTCGCGCAGGGCCTCGAGCTGGGCGCGGCCACCGTTCATCACCCGGTAGCGGCCTTCGAAGCCGAGGCTGGTGCACAGGTACAGCAGCTCCAGCAGGTGCAGGCGCTCGCGTGGGCTTTGCAGGCAGTGCTCCATCAGCTGGAACACTTTCTCGCCACCCCAGGCCTCGTTGTGCACGGTGATCAGCAGGCTCTGCTTGCCCCAGTCGCTGGCGCTGCCCCAGGGGGTGCTGAGCACGGCTTCGTCGAGGGCGGTGCACAGCGCATAGCGCGCCAGCAGCACCTCGTTGCGCGGCACCCCGGCGGCCTCGGCGCGCTCCTCGAACTGGCGCAGGTAGGCCAGCAGTTGCGCGCGCAGGCTGGCCGGCGCCGGGTGGGCGATGGTGTTGCGCAGGCGGGTAAGCAGCGCCAGCAGCGGGCCGGCGGCCTGCTCCAGCGGGTTGAGGCCCTCGGCCTGGCCGGCGGCCAGCGGTTCGGCGGGCACGTTCAGCGGCGGCGCTGGCGCAGCTTGCACAGGCCCCGGCGCGGCCGGTTGCGGGCCACGGCCACCAGGGCGCGGCATGAACTGGGTGCGGTCGAAGGCCTGCGGATCGTCTGGTTGCATCGTGGCTTAGTCTCCGGTCCTTGGATGGGGGGTCCGAGCATTTTCAAACATCACGATTTATCCCCGAATCGCCCAGAAGGCCAGGTTCAGGCCGGGGAACTCACCGGCGACGTAGAAGGCAAAACCACCGGAGTGCTGCAGCTGCTTCCAGTGCTCGCTGCCGCGGTCGAGTTCGAAATAGGTGGAACCGGCGTGGAACGGAATCTGCCGTGGCGCCACCGGCAGCGGCAGCAGGCCGATGCCCGGCAGTTGCAGGTTGACCAGGTCGCGAATGTGCTCCACCGAGCCGATCTTGCTCTGCTGGCCGAAGCGGCTGCGCAGGGTCTCGCTGGGCACGTCGGCGCGTACCACCAAGATGAAGCTGGCGCTGTCCAGCAGGCTGCGGTCGGCGAGCATGCCGACGTGGATGCCGTAGGCTTTCTCCACCAGCGGGATGGCCACCGCCTTGCTGTCGATCAGCATCGACAGCGCCTCGCGCAGGGCCACCATGACCGGCGCGAAAGTCGCCGCCAGGTCGTCGTGCTGGTACACCGGGAACGCCTCGGGCCGCCGCCCGTCGCGGGTGAAGGTGGCGAACTCGCCGGCCAGCGCCACCAGCTCGCTGTACAGGCGCTCGGGGTGCAGCGGGGTCAGCTGGTTGAGGTGCTCGACCAGCGGCTGGGCGCGGTTGACCAGTTGCAGCAGCATGAAGTCGGCAATCTCCGAGGCGCCGCCGTTGGCCGAGGCCACCACGCGCCCGGCCAAGGCCTCGCCGCGCTGGTGCAGCAGGCCCAGCAGCTCGCCGCGAAAACCCGACAGCGCGTTGTTGGCGGTGACGTCCAGCAGTGGCGGGATGTAGCTGTCGTCCAGCACCAGGGCGCGGTCGGCACGTTTCTCGCGCACCCGCACCACGCCGAGCGCGGCGTAGTCGCTCAAGCCATCCTCGCCGCGCAGCAGGCGCAGGGCACGGCTGCCCAGGGCCAGGGGCGCGCGGTTCTCGAACGGCGCGTTGTCGTCGCGCACCTCGCTGACCCGGCTGATGTAGCGCGCACCGTCCAGCGCCTCGCCGTCGTCGACGGTGTCGCGGGCGCCGGCGCGCTTGAGCGGCAGGCCCAGGTAGATCACGCCATCGCGCAGCTCGTCGGCAATCTCCAGCGGCGGCGGCGGCAGGTCGTCACGGGGGATATCGAACGGCGTGCCGTCGGGCAGCAGGCCGCGGGCACTGAGGATCGCCAGCTTGCCCTGGGCCAGCAGGCCCTGGTCGACGAGCAGCTCCGAGAAGCCCCAGGCAGCGGCGCTCAACGGCCGGCTGCGGGTATCGACGAAGTGCTCCAGGTAGCGGTCATGCTGCTGGAAGTGCTGGGTCGTGATGAACATCCCTTCCGACCAGACCACGCGATTGTTCCAGGACATCAAGTACTCCGACTGCCTAGCGGGCAGGCTCAGGTTGTGGGGTGGCCACGGCACTGCGCACGGCGCGCACATCGAGGCTGATCTGATAATCGCGGGGCGGCACCGGCAGCACGCTGCGCCACTGGGCCTGGTCGATCTCGCGGTAGCCGACCACCAGGCCGACCTGGCGGGTGGCCGGGTCGAGCGGGCGCTCCAGGCGCAGTTGCTCGCCAGGTTGCAGCAGCACTTCGTCCTGGTCGATCAGGTCGGCGGCCAGGGTCGCCGGGGCGCGCTCGGCCAGGGCGAAGTAGTCGGCGCGGCTGAACGCGGCGCTGTTCTTCAGCTCGAAGATGCGCACCCGTACCGGCGCTGGGCTGCCACCGGCCCCAGGGTTGAGCCCGGCGGCGGCGCTGAAGTACAGGGTGATGCCCGTGGCCGGCGCCGCGGCGGGGGCGGCGGCTTCGACCGGCGTGTCCTTGCTGCAGGCACTGAGCAGCACGATGGCCAGGGCTGCGATCAGTCTTGTTGCACTCATCCTCGTCCTCATGACGTGTTGTGTTCTTCCTGGCCCCGGCGTTGGCCTCAGGGGCGTTGCATGCGTTGGCTGTGGGCCTGGTAGGCGCGGCTGAACTCGCGGCCGAACAGGTCCTGGAAATCGTCCTCGGCCTCGCGGGAAATCTGCTGGTACAGGGTGGTGAACTGCTGCCAGCAATGGGCCTGGCGCGAACCACCGAACAGCTTCGACAAGCCGGCGGCAGGGGCCAGGCGCTCTTCCAGCCGGGCCGGCTCGAAACGCGCCAGCAAGTGCTTGAGCGCCGCCTCGACCCCGGCCATCACCGCCAGCTGGTGGGCGCGCAGGTCGTCGAAGCTGTCGCGTACCGCCTGGTCCGGCGCCATGAATGCCTGGCTGGCGTGGCGCAACAGCAACAGCAGCGCCTCGTCGGCATTGGGGGCGAACTTCAGCGGGTTGTTCTGCACCGGGGCGATGCTGGTCTGCTGCATGCGGAACTCGCCCTTCAGGCTGCTGCGCGCGCGCAGCACATCGATCAGGCCCTCGACCATC
The window above is part of the Pseudomonas muyukensis genome. Proteins encoded here:
- a CDS encoding DotU family type VI secretion system protein; amino-acid sequence: MQPDDPQAFDRTQFMPRPGGRGPQPAAPGPVQAAPAPPLNVPAEPLAAGQAEGLNPLEQAAGPLLALLTRLRNTIAHPAPASLRAQLLAYLRQFEERAEAAGVPRNEVLLARYALCTALDEAVLSTPWGSASDWGKQSLLITVHNEAWGGEKVFQLMEHCLQSPRERLHLLELLYLCTSLGFEGRYRVMNGGRAQLEALRERTAATIRSARGEIERELSPHWRGVSVARDRLAQFVPPWVGLAVALALLLLVLFGLRLKLAADAEPVFRGIHALGEIPVQAMDRPVVQPKPVERPRLAGFLAEDIKAGRVAVEDAVDRSVVTIRGDELFASASASIKGDFQPLMLRIAEAVAKVKGNVKVTGHSDNQRIATLRFPSNWALSQARAEEVKDILAARTGQPGRFTAQGLSDTEPLASNDSAQGRAKNRRVEITVLAEGVE
- the tssK gene encoding type VI secretion system baseplate subunit TssK encodes the protein MSWNNRVVWSEGMFITTQHFQQHDRYLEHFVDTRSRPLSAAAWGFSELLVDQGLLAQGKLAILSARGLLPDGTPFDIPRDDLPPPPLEIADELRDGVIYLGLPLKRAGARDTVDDGEALDGARYISRVSEVRDDNAPFENRAPLALGSRALRLLRGEDGLSDYAALGVVRVREKRADRALVLDDSYIPPLLDVTANNALSGFRGELLGLLHQRGEALAGRVVASANGGASEIADFMLLQLVNRAQPLVEHLNQLTPLHPERLYSELVALAGEFATFTRDGRRPEAFPVYQHDDLAATFAPVMVALREALSMLIDSKAVAIPLVEKAYGIHVGMLADRSLLDSASFILVVRADVPSETLRSRFGQQSKIGSVEHIRDLVNLQLPGIGLLPLPVAPRQIPFHAGSTYFELDRGSEHWKQLQHSGGFAFYVAGEFPGLNLAFWAIRG
- the tssJ gene encoding type VI secretion system lipoprotein TssJ; this encodes MSATRLIAALAIVLLSACSKDTPVEAAAPAAAPATGITLYFSAAAGLNPGAGGSPAPVRVRIFELKNSAAFSRADYFALAERAPATLAADLIDQDEVLLQPGEQLRLERPLDPATRQVGLVVGYREIDQAQWRSVLPVPPRDYQISLDVRAVRSAVATPQPEPAR